One region of Sphingomonas kaistensis genomic DNA includes:
- a CDS encoding DUF4139 domain-containing protein, producing MRATGLLALCLAGPALGQTVVTSPAPERVGVTVYRDQSRGNARPQRQWLNGYALISETRTIAIPAGDTELRFEGVASGIVPQSAIVGGIPEGLLERNRDALLLSAGSLVDRALGQRVSLRRTDRATGKVTNEEAVVRTGSDGGVVLQTAAGVEALRCTGLAETLIYDRVPAGLSARPTLSVRVRARQPLTATVTLSYLATGFDWQADYVAMLSPDERTLQLQAWLTLASTDETSFVGATTQAVAGRVNRERTDVPPVSAPPLRLECWPDETTDDVPEEEGGDGYGIPPPPPPPAPPPPPPMAMRSEIVVTGSRMTAERERLGDLQLYRIPEPVTVAAKAQKQVGLIDQPAVRIEMIYRMRLMASDLDAEQAGQLILRSRNRDEEGLGLPLPSGNVVLFRQGAERPMLIGEGAMRDVAVGEKVELAVAQSTGVRARMAGGKGGRQTLTVTNDRMVATRVEVELFKDDDEEIDGAKLTARDGKLLWIITVPANGSVSLNYAIRRR from the coding sequence ATGCGGGCCACCGGGCTTCTCGCGCTGTGCCTGGCCGGACCGGCGCTGGGGCAGACTGTCGTCACCTCGCCTGCACCGGAGCGGGTCGGGGTGACGGTCTACCGCGACCAGAGCCGCGGCAATGCCCGACCGCAGCGGCAGTGGCTCAATGGCTATGCCCTGATCAGCGAGACGCGGACGATCGCCATCCCCGCAGGCGACACGGAGCTTCGCTTCGAGGGCGTGGCGAGCGGGATCGTCCCGCAGAGCGCGATCGTCGGCGGCATCCCTGAAGGGCTCCTCGAGCGCAATCGCGATGCGCTGCTGCTGTCGGCGGGCAGTCTGGTCGACCGGGCGCTCGGCCAGCGGGTCAGCCTGCGGCGCACCGATCGCGCGACCGGCAAGGTGACTAATGAAGAGGCTGTGGTCCGCACCGGCAGCGACGGCGGCGTGGTGCTGCAGACCGCCGCCGGTGTCGAAGCCCTGCGCTGCACCGGGCTGGCCGAGACGCTGATCTACGACCGCGTGCCCGCTGGCCTCTCCGCGCGTCCGACGCTGTCGGTCAGGGTGCGCGCCAGGCAGCCGCTCACCGCGACGGTGACGTTGTCGTATCTCGCCACCGGGTTCGACTGGCAGGCGGATTATGTCGCCATGCTCTCGCCCGATGAGCGGACTTTGCAGCTTCAGGCGTGGTTGACCCTCGCCAGCACCGACGAGACCAGCTTCGTCGGCGCCACCACGCAGGCCGTAGCGGGGCGCGTCAATCGCGAGCGGACCGATGTGCCGCCCGTCTCGGCGCCGCCGCTACGGCTGGAGTGCTGGCCGGACGAGACGACCGACGATGTGCCGGAGGAGGAAGGTGGTGACGGCTACGGCATTCCGCCGCCTCCGCCGCCGCCGGCCCCTCCGCCGCCGCCCCCTATGGCAATGCGGTCCGAAATCGTCGTGACGGGATCCCGGATGACGGCGGAGCGTGAGCGGCTGGGCGACTTGCAGCTGTATCGCATTCCGGAGCCGGTCACCGTTGCGGCCAAGGCGCAAAAGCAGGTCGGGCTGATCGACCAACCGGCGGTCCGGATCGAAATGATCTACCGAATGCGCTTGATGGCCTCGGATTTGGATGCGGAGCAAGCAGGCCAGCTCATCCTGCGTAGCCGTAACCGGGACGAGGAAGGCCTCGGGCTGCCCCTGCCGTCGGGAAACGTCGTTCTGTTCCGCCAGGGCGCGGAGCGGCCCATGCTGATCGGCGAGGGCGCGATGCGGGACGTCGCGGTCGGCGAGAAAGTCGAGCTTGCCGTCGCCCAATCGACGGGCGTCCGTGCGCGCATGGCCGGCGGCAAGGGGGGGCGGCAAACGCTCACCGTCACCAATGATCGCATGGTCGCGACCCGGGTCGAGGTCGAGCTGTTCAAGGATGACGACGAAGAGATCGACGGCGCCAAGCTCACCGCTCGCGACGGGAAGCTGCTGTGGATTATAACCGTTCCGGCAAACGGCAGCGTGTCGCTGAACTACGCAATTCGCCGGCGCTAG